CCGTTGTTCATCGACGATACGCCCGGCCTGACGATCGCGGCGCTTCGTACCCGTGCGCGGCGCCTGAAACGCCGACATGGTATCGGTCTGATCGTCGTGGACTATCTCCAGCTTCTGCAAGGTTCCGGGCGTTCGTCCGAAGCGAACCGTGTGCAGGAAATCTCGGAAATTTCACGCGGACTGAAGACGCTGGCAAAGGAATTGAACGTGCCTGTGTTGGCGCTGTCGCAGCTCAGCCGTGCGGTGGAACAACGTGAGGACAAACGGCCTCAGCTTTCCGATCTTCGCGAATCGGGATCGATCGAGCAGGACGCCGACATCGTGTTGTTCGTCTATCGCGAAGAATATTATCACGGTCATCGCGAACCCGCCGACCATGACAGTGACGCCCATCGCGCGTGGTTTGCCGAAGGCGAGAAGATTTTCGGCACGGCTGAAATGATCGTCGCCAAACAGCGCCACGGCTCGACAGGCAAGGTCAATCTGAAGTTCGAGGCGAAGATTACCAAGTTCAGCGACTTGGCCGACCCAGCATATTACGGATCGAACTAGGTTAGGCCCGCGCCGTCATCCTGAACTAATTCGGGATGACGCGAGTTTTGGTGAGCAATAGTGGCGTGTCGAGTGGATCGCCGCCATCAAAAATCAGAAAACCGGATCGTCCGCTTCGGGCGTATGAATACCGCACTCGACCTTGTCCCAACCACGCCAGCGACCGGCGCGTGGATCTTCGCCATCCGCAACTTTCGACGTGCAGGGCGCGCAGCCGATCGACAGATAGCCTTGCGCTTCAAGCGGGTGATGGGGCAGTTTATGCTCGTCGAAATAAGCATCGAGCTGCGCTTTGTCCCAATCGACCAGCGGGTTGATCTTTAACCGACCTTCGTCCGCCTCGAACCGGGGCAGAGCGGTGCGCGTTCCCGACTGAAACCCTTTGCGGCCCGAAAGCCATGCATCAAAGCCATTCAACGCACGACGCAATGGATCGACTTTACGAATGTCGCAGCAGCCATCCGGATCGTAATTCCAGCGCAAGCCAGTCGCATCCTTCTGCGCCAGCAGATACGGGTCGGGACGATAAACGCGCAAATCCACGAACCCGAGCCGCTCCGCCAGTTCGTCGCGATACGCCAGAGTCTCACCGAACATCTTTTGCGTATTGACGAAAATCAGCGGGAGCGACTTGTCGATCTGCGAAACAATGTGAAGCAGCACCGCACTTTCGGCTCCGAACGACGAAACCAGCGCCAGATCCTCGAAAGGCGGGTTGGCAAGCAGACCGCGCAGCATCTCGGTCGTCTCGACACCAGTCCATTTCTCATCCAACGCGCGCGCGGACTCGGGCGTGAATTTCGGGGCCGTGTCTATGACGTCGATCTGCCGCACTGCGTTAGCCATGACGAAGTTTCCAGACGGGCGTTCGGCCATCGGCGGCGCGCTGATATACCTCGGGGTAGCGCGACAGGACTGTGGCTACGACCGCGGGGTCGATCGGTTTGGCGGGTGCGAAACTGTCGAAACCACAACGGCGCATATAGGCGACCTGATCGACCAGTACGTCGCCCTCCGCCCGCAGTTCGCCGGTGTAGCCCGCTTCGCGAAGGATGCGCGCGGTTGAATACCCACGCCCGTCACGGAACGATGGGAACGACACTTCGACCATGGCGACACGGTCAAGATGCGGCAACAATTCACGCACGTCGTCACCGGGTTCGACACGGACGGCATTCGCGTTCGACTGGTCGGCAATGAACGCATCGAGCGTCACCGCAGGCTCATCCCGTGCG
This genomic stretch from Sphingomonas paeninsulae harbors:
- a CDS encoding DUF934 domain-containing protein yields the protein MDNAQLQWPRFRNDDARDEPAVTLDAFIADQSNANAVRVEPGDDVRELLPHLDRVAMVEVSFPSFRDGRGYSTARILREAGYTGELRAEGDVLVDQVAYMRRCGFDSFAPAKPIDPAVVATVLSRYPEVYQRAADGRTPVWKLRHG
- a CDS encoding phosphoadenylyl-sulfate reductase, which translates into the protein MANAVRQIDVIDTAPKFTPESARALDEKWTGVETTEMLRGLLANPPFEDLALVSSFGAESAVLLHIVSQIDKSLPLIFVNTQKMFGETLAYRDELAERLGFVDLRVYRPDPYLLAQKDATGLRWNYDPDGCCDIRKVDPLRRALNGFDAWLSGRKGFQSGTRTALPRFEADEGRLKINPLVDWDKAQLDAYFDEHKLPHHPLEAQGYLSIGCAPCTSKVADGEDPRAGRWRGWDKVECGIHTPEADDPVF